The Paenibacillus antri genomic sequence AGGTACGCGTCGCCGTCGACGAGGAAATCGCCGCCTTCGACGTCGAACGGCTCGATCATCTTGTCGAATCGCTCCCCAAGGCCTACGACGTATTCCGGATAAGACGACAGCAGCTCGCGGAACGGCTTGTACCGGATCTTCCGGAGCTCCGGCAGCAGCAAGCTGCAATCCGCCGGGGACAGCGTCGCCATCATCTTGCGCTCGATTTCCAGTAGCTTTGCGCGGTCGACGAGGAGAACTTGATCTTGATCGAAGAACGAGTCGCCGAGCACGCTTCGCAGCACCTCGTGCTCCTCCTGCAGCCACTCGCTCATTCGCAGCTCGTTCAGCATCTCTAGCGCCTCCGCGGGCGTCGGCGGCTCCGGATGCTTGCTCCAAGCGGAGACGAGCGATTCGACGCCGTGCAGCCGCGCCGCGAGACGCGACATGCCGATCTGCGCGAAGCTGCCCTTGAACGTATGGACGGCGCGAAACAGATCGAACAGCGCCGACTTCATCCCGGCGGGGGGACACGCCTCGTCGAACGGCGCCGCGGCCCATTCGGAGAAGGAACGCGCGAGCGACGAATAGCCGTTGTAATCCACGACGACCTTGACGACCGTCTGCAGCGTGTTGCGTTCTTGTTCCATCCGGTTTTGCAGCTGACGCTTCTCGGTGATGTCGGTTAACATGACCATGCAGCGTTCCGAGTGCTCGCCGTCATTGCCGCGATCCGCGATCATCGCGTATTCGATCTGCACGTCGATCGAACCGATCCGCGTCTCTTCCGGGAGGAGCGGGAGCAGCACCTGCCGCCGCGCGGCGTCCCGTTCGTCGAACAGCTTGCGCAGCAGCCGCTCGATGAATAGCCGCTGCTCCTCGTCGCCCTGCGCGAGCATGTCCGGGAACGAGAGGCCGGCGATCGGTCCGCCGTACAGACGCGCGCATTCGCGGCTGTATTCCTCGTCGACGAGCAGCTCCGGTCCGAACGTCAGGAAGCCTTGTTTCGCGTTGTCGAGCAAGCTCCGGACGCTGCGCTCCCGAGCGGTGAGGAGGCGCTGGGCTTCTTGCAGTCGGCGCTTCGATTGGACGAGCTCGTCGTTCTGCGCTTCCAGCTCGTCGTTCTGCTCCTCCACGGTCGTCTTCTGCAGTTGGAGCTGCTCCGCGTAACGCTGCATATTTTCCATAATGAGATTGGTCGAATCCATCAACGACTCGATCTCGCGAAGCGGCCGTTTCAACTCGATCTTGGCGTCCATCGTCGATTCGAAGTCGCCTTCGGCGATCGCCTTGACCTTATGCTCCAGCTGCGTGATCGGCGCGATGAGCGGTACGGTAAGGAGCCTCGCGATCAGCTTCGTGAGCATGAGCGCGACGATGCACAGGACGAGCATCGCGAAGCCGAGCAAGAACGTAATAGCCACCGGAATTTTCGGATTGATGCCGACCATGATCGAACCGATCGGAGCGCCCGTCGCCTCGTCGACGAGCGGAAGGACCGTCTCGGTCTTGTAATACTCCACGAGCTCCCGGAACGGGCCTTCTCCCAATAACGCCATCGGGGGGATGTTGGAATAAGGAACGGCGTCCCCGAGTCGAAGCTCGACGTAAACGGCGTCCTCCGGCTTCGGCGCGCTCTCGAAGCGGCCGTCTTCCATCTCGATCTCCACCATAAGCGAGAACTGCTCGTATTTGGTCACTTCTTCGACGCGTTCCGTGATCCAAGCGTTCACCGCGGGGTCCCGGGGGTCGAGCTCCGACAGTCGTTCGACGCCGAAATATTGCAGCGTGATCGGAGAGGAGAGGTCCTTCTGAATCGACTTCGCGAAATACTCCGACAGCGAATAGCTG encodes the following:
- a CDS encoding ATP-binding protein, producing MNYSSLINLFLFACVLLLLVTGVLRPISYSLSEYFAKSIQKDLSSPITLQYFGVERLSELDPRDPAVNAWITERVEEVTKYEQFSLMVEIEMEDGRFESAPKPEDAVYVELRLGDAVPYSNIPPMALLGEGPFRELVEYYKTETVLPLVDEATGAPIGSIMVGINPKIPVAITFLLGFAMLVLCIVALMLTKLIARLLTVPLIAPITQLEHKVKAIAEGDFESTMDAKIELKRPLREIESLMDSTNLIMENMQRYAEQLQLQKTTVEEQNDELEAQNDELVQSKRRLQEAQRLLTARERSVRSLLDNAKQGFLTFGPELLVDEEYSRECARLYGGPIAGLSFPDMLAQGDEEQRLFIERLLRKLFDERDAARRQVLLPLLPEETRIGSIDVQIEYAMIADRGNDGEHSERCMVMLTDITEKRQLQNRMEQERNTLQTVVKVVVDYNGYSSLARSFSEWAAAPFDEACPPAGMKSALFDLFRAVHTFKGSFAQIGMSRLAARLHGVESLVSAWSKHPEPPTPAEALEMLNELRMSEWLQEEHEVLRSVLGDSFFDQDQVLLVDRAKLLEIERKMMATLSPADCSLLLPELRKIRYKPFRELLSSYPEYVVGLGERFDKMIEPFDVEGGDFLVDGDAYLPLARSLVHVFRNAVDHGLEGPDERVAAGKPEEGTIRCSVSLQDDTIQVRIRDDGRGVDVEKLKRKALEQGVLPAEAIEALSPAEAMQLAFLGELSSKDEVTEWSGRGVGLSSLRYEAERLGGTVSVASTPGAGTAFTVTLPYDALGGMPVVTPSSLLLPIAETAASFFRENADLDFRPNGDVRSETGGKMALLNFSTFMSVQGVCNGMFVLTMDESTANTLTRRLAYGELTPEETRLYMEDTLAEAANIVLGNSLKRMDELETYLSIDPPITVFTEGASMKVAESEIWTIELGGASGAIAIGFIKM